A window of Apium graveolens cultivar Ventura chromosome 8, ASM990537v1, whole genome shotgun sequence contains these coding sequences:
- the LOC141678538 gene encoding universal stress protein PHOS32-like isoform X1: protein MGDESKESKEMKSADRRVGVAVDFSKGSVRAVKWLVDNIARKGDYVILLNIRGQGKYEDNQMQLWKSSGSPLIPAKDLSDPDLMKKYGVKPDDETLNIVNTAASQKEFVVLMKIYWGDAREKLCEAVDDIPLDCLVIGNRGFGKLKRAIMGSVSNYVVNTAHCPVTVVKDQRE from the exons ATGGGTGATGAATCAAAGGAGAGTAAAGAGATGAAAAGTGCAGATAGGAGAGTTGGTGTAGCGGTCGACTTCTCCAAGGGCAGCGTGAGAGCGGTGAAATGGTTGGTGGATAACATTGCTCGCAAGGGGGATTATGTCATACTCCTCAACATTCGTGGTCAGGGTAAATATGAAGATAACCAGATGCAGCTCTGGAAATCCTCGGGTTCTC CTCTTATCCCTGCGAAAGACCTTTCTGACCCagatttgatgaagaaatatgGGGTGAAACCTGATGACGAGACACTGAATATAGTCAACACTGCTGCTTCTCAAAAAGAG TTTGTAGTATTGATGAAGATCTACTGGGGAGATGCTAGGGAGAAGTTATGTGAAGCTGTGGATGATATTCCATTGGATTGCCTTGTCATCGGAAACAGAGGGTTTGGCAAGCTCAAAAG GGCTATTATGGGAAGCGTTAGCAACTACGTCGTAAATACTGCTCATTGTCCCGTTACTGTCGTTAAAGATCAGCGCGAATGA
- the LOC141678538 gene encoding universal stress protein PHOS32-like isoform X2 codes for MEAERRVGVAIDFSECSNKALRWAVDNVGRKGDHLILVYIQPEVYYEEGEMQLWETTGSPLIPAKDLSDPDLMKKYGVKPDDETLNIVNTAASQKEFVVLMKIYWGDAREKLCEAVDDIPLDCLVIGNRGFGKLKRAIMGSVSNYVVNTAHCPVTVVKDQRE; via the exons ATGGAAGCAGAGAGGAGAGTGGGCGTGGCAATAGATTTTTCAGAATGCAGCAACAAGGCGTTGAGATGGGCGGTGGATAACGTTGGCCGAAAAGGGGATCACCTTATCCTTGTTTATATTCAGCCTGAGGTTTATTACGAAGAAGGAGAAATGCAGCTTTGGGAAACAACTGGTTCTC CTCTTATCCCTGCGAAAGACCTTTCTGACCCagatttgatgaagaaatatgGGGTGAAACCTGATGACGAGACACTGAATATAGTCAACACTGCTGCTTCTCAAAAAGAG TTTGTAGTATTGATGAAGATCTACTGGGGAGATGCTAGGGAGAAGTTATGTGAAGCTGTGGATGATATTCCATTGGATTGCCTTGTCATCGGAAACAGAGGGTTTGGCAAGCTCAAAAG GGCTATTATGGGAAGCGTTAGCAACTACGTCGTAAATACTGCTCATTGTCCCGTTACTGTCGTTAAAGATCAGCGCGAATGA